A stretch of Clostridium formicaceticum DNA encodes these proteins:
- a CDS encoding class I SAM-dependent methyltransferase, giving the protein MGFYEEFSKYYDIVFPTGQAQLKFIQEASKNTDDKVLDIACGTGNYAIALAERGFQVSAIDLDEAMMKTVEEKARAKGVQLTTYVGDMRELGTYLQQRSFDLAFCIGNSLVHLTKLEEIQNALHQMHNILGNEGKLILQIINYDRIMKYSIDGLPTIEDREAGVKFVRKYNYDESKRLIYFNTELIVTKNGETRTFTNSVPLYPLLSHQLIAMLQIAGFKDVKLYGNFMEENYKEESYATVIIAEK; this is encoded by the coding sequence TTGGGATTTTATGAAGAGTTTAGTAAGTATTATGATATCGTTTTTCCTACTGGACAAGCACAGTTGAAATTTATTCAAGAGGCCAGCAAGAATACTGATGATAAAGTACTAGATATTGCTTGCGGCACGGGGAATTACGCCATTGCTTTAGCGGAAAGAGGGTTTCAAGTATCCGCTATTGATTTAGATGAGGCAATGATGAAGACCGTGGAAGAAAAGGCGAGGGCAAAAGGGGTTCAACTGACGACTTATGTGGGAGATATGAGAGAATTAGGTACATATCTTCAGCAAAGAAGTTTTGATTTGGCATTTTGTATAGGAAACTCACTGGTACATCTAACGAAACTAGAAGAAATACAAAATGCTTTACATCAAATGCATAATATATTAGGAAATGAAGGAAAGCTTATATTACAGATTATTAATTATGATAGAATTATGAAATATAGCATAGATGGTCTTCCTACAATAGAAGACAGAGAAGCTGGTGTAAAGTTTGTTAGAAAATATAACTATGATGAAAGTAAACGTCTTATTTACTTTAATACAGAGTTAATTGTTACCAAGAATGGTGAAACAAGAACCTTTACCAATTCAGTTCCTCTTTATCCATTACTGAGCCATCAGCTAATAGCAATGCTTCAAATAGCAGGATTTAAAGATGTAAAGCTATATGGGAATTTTATGGAGGAGAATTATAAAGAGGAAAGTTACGCTACCGTTATCATAGCAGAAAAGTAA
- a CDS encoding Crp/Fnr family transcriptional regulator, whose translation MKNIAIDALKKIPAFSQLEEKNIESISKITIERNFKKGAIIFMEGDDGEAFYFIKSGKVKIYKTTPDGREHIFTILSEGGVFAEVTLFNDIPYPASAEILEDAEIGMIKNKDLEKLIRNNAEIALEIIKVLSKKLFHSQQKVKELALGDTYMRIARTLLTFAKEHGVKTPNGVEIRLNISRQELANMIGTARETVSRALSQFKKEGSVGIEGRKITIKDIEKLKGWIQ comes from the coding sequence ATGAAAAATATTGCAATAGATGCTTTGAAAAAAATACCAGCTTTTTCTCAGTTAGAGGAAAAAAATATTGAAAGCATTAGTAAAATAACTATTGAAAGAAATTTTAAAAAGGGTGCAATTATATTTATGGAAGGAGATGACGGAGAGGCTTTTTATTTTATAAAATCCGGTAAGGTAAAAATTTATAAAACTACACCAGATGGAAGGGAACATATTTTTACCATACTATCAGAGGGGGGAGTCTTTGCTGAGGTGACACTGTTTAATGATATACCTTATCCTGCCTCTGCTGAAATACTGGAGGATGCTGAAATTGGCATGATCAAAAACAAGGATTTGGAGAAATTAATTCGTAACAACGCAGAGATTGCTCTTGAAATAATAAAGGTCTTAAGCAAAAAACTGTTCCATTCTCAGCAGAAGGTAAAGGAGCTGGCGCTTGGAGATACTTACATGAGAATTGCAAGAACTTTATTAACCTTTGCTAAGGAGCATGGCGTAAAAACACCTAATGGGGTTGAAATTAGATTAAATATTTCAAGGCAAGAACTAGCCAATATGATAGGCACTGCTAGAGAAACAGTCAGTCGTGCATTAAGCCAATTTAAAAAGGAGGGATCTGTTGGTATCGAGGGAAGGAAAATTACCATCAAGGATATAGAAAAATTAAAAGGGTGGATTCAGTAG
- a CDS encoding 4Fe-4S binding protein translates to MKKSIMSWSWIFMVMFFTLAIVDIRFGILGLLCMGTPIYLAVRGGGRVHCAKYCPRGSMFGVFIDKISFKRNLPKSFKTKTVKNIMLIWMIGMFTISLIMAGGDFTKTAFAIVRMMTVSTVVGVMMGVIFQPRSWCVVCPMGYATSLIQEGQKKHKKAA, encoded by the coding sequence ATGAAAAAATCAATTATGTCATGGTCATGGATTTTTATGGTGATGTTTTTTACTTTAGCCATCGTAGATATACGATTTGGTATTTTAGGGCTATTATGTATGGGAACGCCTATTTATTTAGCAGTTCGCGGTGGTGGCAGAGTGCACTGTGCAAAATACTGTCCTAGAGGTTCTATGTTTGGTGTATTTATAGATAAAATAAGTTTCAAGAGAAATCTTCCAAAATCCTTCAAAACCAAAACGGTAAAAAATATTATGCTAATTTGGATGATTGGTATGTTTACGATTTCTCTAATTATGGCGGGAGGAGACTTCACCAAAACAGCCTTTGCTATTGTCAGGATGATGACGGTTTCTACGGTAGTAGGGGTTATGATGGGGGTAATCTTTCAGCCTAGAAGCTGGTGTGTGGTATGCCCTATGGGTTACGCTACTAGTTTGATTCAGGAAGGCCAAAAGAAACATAAGAAAGCAGCGTAG
- a CDS encoding metal-sensitive transcriptional regulator, translating to MEQQQIRKDILNRLKTIKGHIQGIEKMIEEEKSCEDILLQIAAVKSSVEKVGSIIIEGHAKDCLLKENITSEEVERILKTVMKFAK from the coding sequence TTGGAACAACAACAGATTAGAAAAGATATTTTGAATAGACTGAAGACAATTAAAGGACACATTCAAGGAATTGAAAAGATGATTGAAGAAGAAAAGTCTTGCGAAGATATTTTGCTGCAAATTGCTGCAGTAAAGTCTTCGGTGGAAAAGGTAGGCTCCATTATTATCGAAGGTCATGCTAAAGATTGTTTATTAAAAGAAAATATCACATCAGAAGAAGTGGAAAGAATCTTAAAAACTGTTATGAAATTTGCAAAGTAA
- a CDS encoding ArsR/SmtB family transcription factor: protein MKEYIDVFKALSDENRLKILKILTCGELCACDIQDHLGLTQPTISHHMKVLQHADLVNIDKRGKWMFYSINSIKAQELCSFVKEITTHCEGNPYGITPRKCDD, encoded by the coding sequence GTGAAAGAGTATATAGATGTTTTTAAGGCTTTATCAGATGAAAACCGTTTAAAAATACTAAAAATTCTTACCTGTGGAGAACTATGTGCTTGCGATATACAGGATCATTTAGGGCTAACCCAGCCTACAATTTCCCACCATATGAAGGTGTTGCAACATGCAGATTTGGTGAATATAGATAAAAGGGGAAAATGGATGTTTTATTCTATAAATTCTATAAAAGCACAAGAACTTTGCAGTTTTGTAAAGGAAATCACTACCCATTGCGAAGGAAACCCCTATGGCATTACGCCACGCAAGTGTGATGATTAG
- the arsB gene encoding ACR3 family arsenite efflux transporter encodes MSKNQEKKGGGLGFFETYLTVWVALCIVIGVAIGQFLPIVPEVLSQFEYAQVSIPVAILIWLMIYPMMLKIDFTSIVEATKKPKGLIVTCVTNWLIKPFTMYLIAAFFLKVVFQNLIPEALANDYLAGAVLLGAAPCTAMVFVWSHLTKGDPAYTLVQVAVNDLILLIAFTPIVALLLGITNVTVPYDTLLLSVVLFIVIPLAGGYFSRKYIVKNHGIEYFENVFLKKFDNVTIIGLLLTLIIIFTFQGDVILRNPLHILLIAIPLTIQTFFIFTLAYGWAKAWKLPHNVASPAAMIGASNFFELAVAVAISLFGLESGATLATVVGVLVEVPVMLALVRIANNTRHWFSETKLSR; translated from the coding sequence ATGTCAAAAAATCAAGAAAAGAAAGGCGGGGGCCTAGGTTTTTTTGAAACCTACCTTACTGTATGGGTTGCTCTATGTATTGTTATAGGAGTAGCTATTGGACAATTCTTGCCAATTGTTCCGGAGGTTTTAAGCCAATTTGAATATGCGCAGGTATCCATTCCTGTGGCGATATTGATTTGGTTGATGATTTATCCTATGATGTTAAAGATTGATTTTACCAGTATTGTAGAGGCTACTAAAAAGCCTAAAGGACTTATTGTAACTTGCGTAACCAATTGGTTAATCAAACCTTTTACCATGTATTTAATTGCAGCCTTCTTCTTAAAAGTTGTATTCCAAAATTTGATTCCTGAAGCTTTGGCAAATGATTATTTAGCTGGTGCAGTATTGCTAGGGGCAGCTCCTTGTACTGCTATGGTATTTGTATGGAGTCATTTGACGAAGGGAGATCCTGCCTATACACTGGTACAGGTGGCAGTGAATGATCTTATTCTATTAATTGCCTTCACTCCAATTGTTGCACTATTATTGGGAATTACCAATGTAACTGTACCTTATGATACTTTGCTTTTATCTGTTGTTTTATTTATTGTTATTCCTTTAGCAGGGGGATACTTTTCAAGAAAATACATTGTAAAAAATCACGGTATAGAATACTTTGAAAATGTATTTTTAAAGAAGTTTGATAATGTTACGATTATCGGCTTGTTATTAACGCTGATTATCATTTTTACCTTCCAGGGTGATGTTATCTTAAGGAATCCTTTACACATTTTACTGATTGCAATTCCCCTAACAATTCAAACCTTTTTTATTTTTACGCTGGCTTATGGTTGGGCAAAGGCTTGGAAATTGCCTCATAATGTAGCATCACCTGCTGCGATGATCGGCGCCAGTAACTTCTTTGAACTAGCGGTGGCGGTGGCAATATCTTTATTTGGGTTAGAGTCAGGAGCTACACTGGCAACTGTAGTAGGAGTATTGGTAGAAGTACCGGTTATGCTGGCTTTAGTTAGAATAGCTAATAATACAAGGCATTGGTTCAGCGAAACAAAATTGAGCAGATAG
- a CDS encoding MTH1187 family thiamine-binding protein — MAIIEITVIPLGTATTSVSKYVAACHKVLKEEKDIKYQLTPMSTVLEGDLDRVLEVAKKLHQVPFQEGAQRVATTMKIDDRRDKTNTMEGKIASVKSKL, encoded by the coding sequence ATGGCTATCATAGAAATAACAGTGATCCCTTTAGGAACAGCTACTACCAGTGTTAGCAAATATGTTGCTGCTTGCCATAAGGTGCTAAAGGAAGAGAAGGATATCAAGTATCAATTAACTCCTATGTCTACAGTATTAGAGGGAGACTTAGATAGAGTGCTGGAAGTGGCAAAAAAGCTTCATCAGGTACCCTTCCAAGAAGGTGCTCAGAGGGTGGCTACTACCATGAAGATTGATGATCGTAGAGATAAAACCAACACCATGGAAGGGAAAATTGCTTCTGTAAAAAGCAAGCTTTAA
- a CDS encoding glycerol-3-phosphate responsive antiterminator codes for MGKEFYNSIQDSPIVAAVNAVKDLEMAIKSDCEIIFLLTGNIFNLRDMVEKIKCNNKLVYLHIDLLEGFSRDLIALKYIYENMKPDGIITTKSSLIKKAKEMNIFAIQRLFILDSLSLETGIKSIQNIKPDAIEILPGIMPKIIKKISDETKLPLIAGGLIEDKEDVIESLKAGAIGVSSSNKKIWQL; via the coding sequence TTGGGAAAAGAATTTTATAATAGTATTCAGGATAGTCCTATTGTGGCAGCGGTAAATGCTGTAAAGGACTTAGAGATGGCAATAAAATCTGACTGTGAAATAATTTTTTTACTGACTGGAAATATCTTCAATTTAAGGGATATGGTAGAAAAGATCAAGTGCAATAACAAATTAGTTTATTTACATATAGATTTGCTAGAAGGTTTCTCTAGAGATTTGATTGCGTTAAAATATATTTACGAAAACATGAAACCTGATGGTATTATCACCACCAAGAGTAGTTTGATTAAAAAAGCAAAAGAGATGAACATTTTTGCTATACAGAGGTTGTTTATATTAGATTCTCTATCCTTAGAAACTGGTATAAAATCTATCCAAAATATAAAACCCGATGCTATAGAAATTCTTCCTGGCATTATGCCGAAAATCATCAAGAAAATTAGTGATGAAACAAAGCTTCCTCTTATAGCTGGGGGATTGATTGAAGATAAAGAAGATGTTATTGAGAGCTTAAAGGCTGGAGCTATAGGGGTTTCTTCCAGCAATAAAAAAATTTGGCAGTTATAG
- a CDS encoding MIP/aquaporin family protein translates to MMKKNLKGELISEFIGAFILLFFGSGSVATLVLKGADYNLWDISLLWGLGVTMAIYVTGAVSGTHINPAVTIALAVFKGFPWKKVVPYTIAQVAGTFTGAAMVFGLYSRSFAEFEASAGIIRGSIDSMTTAGVFSTYPHSYLSNIHALIVEIVITAILVLVIFALGDEKNINAPKGKYAPFAAILIGITIAIIGGTFGSLTGFAMNPARDFGPKLFTSLAGWGRIGLPAPNNYFWVPILGPIIGALIGGYLYQHAVSKYILVQKEIEKVKEVQEKAA, encoded by the coding sequence ATGATGAAAAAGAATCTAAAGGGAGAGCTTATATCAGAATTTATAGGAGCTTTTATCCTATTATTCTTTGGATCAGGATCTGTAGCAACGCTAGTATTGAAGGGGGCTGATTACAATCTGTGGGATATTTCTTTGCTTTGGGGACTTGGCGTAACGATGGCAATCTATGTTACAGGAGCAGTATCTGGTACCCATATCAACCCGGCGGTAACGATTGCTTTAGCTGTATTCAAAGGATTTCCATGGAAGAAAGTTGTACCTTATACAATAGCTCAAGTTGCAGGTACTTTTACGGGTGCTGCTATGGTATTTGGCTTATATAGTAGATCTTTTGCAGAATTTGAAGCATCTGCTGGTATAATTAGAGGTAGTATAGATAGTATGACGACAGCAGGAGTATTTTCAACCTATCCTCATTCCTATTTATCAAATATCCATGCCCTCATTGTTGAAATCGTTATTACTGCCATCTTGGTATTAGTTATCTTTGCACTAGGGGATGAAAAAAATATAAATGCACCTAAGGGCAAGTATGCTCCCTTTGCAGCAATTCTAATAGGAATTACTATTGCTATTATAGGAGGTACCTTTGGTTCATTAACAGGATTTGCGATGAACCCTGCAAGAGACTTTGGCCCAAAATTATTTACTTCCTTAGCAGGTTGGGGTAGAATTGGTTTACCAGCGCCGAATAATTATTTTTGGGTACCCATTCTAGGCCCTATTATAGGAGCACTGATAGGCGGTTATTTATATCAGCATGCTGTTAGTAAGTATATCTTAGTACAGAAGGAAATAGAGAAAGTAAAAGAAGTGCAAGAAAAAGCTGCATAA
- the glpK gene encoding glycerol kinase GlpK has translation MKKYIMALDQGTTSSRAILFDHNGKIIGVSQKEFTQFYPKAGWVEHDPMEIWGTQSGVAREVLEKTGIDPHEIAAIGITNQRETTIVWDKATGKPIHHAIVWQCRRTANLCDELKKKGMEEYIRNHTGLVVDAYFSGTKIKWILDHVEGAREKAEKGELLFGTVDTWLIWNLTRGKVHVTDYSNASRTMLYNIKELKWDEKILKELNIPASMLPEVKPSSIVYGYTDHQTFGGADIPIAGAAGDQQAALFGQACFQPGMAKNTYGTGCFMLMNTGEKFVPSNNGLLTTLAWGVEGKVEYALEGSIFVAGASVQWLRDELRLIRDAEDTEYLATKVKNSNGVYVVPAFTGMGAPYWDMYARGTIVGLTRGAKAEHIIRATLEAIAYQTRDVLEAMQEDSGIQLQTLKVDGGAVGNNFLMQFQSDLLGVEVERPEVTETTALGAAYLAGLAVGFWKDKEEIAYKWKVNNTFCPSMGEMEKEKMYKGWKRAVNRALKWALEEEEEAEIEGTV, from the coding sequence TTGAAAAAATATATCATGGCGTTAGATCAGGGAACAACCAGCTCTAGAGCTATACTATTTGATCATAATGGAAAAATTATAGGGGTGTCACAAAAGGAATTTACACAATTTTATCCGAAGGCTGGATGGGTAGAGCATGATCCAATGGAAATATGGGGGACGCAAAGTGGTGTAGCGAGAGAGGTTTTGGAGAAAACAGGAATAGACCCTCATGAAATAGCAGCTATCGGTATTACCAATCAAAGAGAGACAACTATTGTATGGGATAAAGCTACAGGAAAACCTATTCATCATGCTATTGTATGGCAATGTAGGAGAACCGCAAACCTATGTGATGAATTAAAGAAAAAAGGCATGGAAGAATATATTAGAAATCATACAGGCCTAGTTGTAGATGCTTATTTTTCGGGAACGAAAATTAAATGGATTTTAGATCATGTAGAAGGGGCTAGAGAAAAAGCCGAAAAAGGCGAACTGTTATTTGGGACTGTTGATACTTGGTTGATATGGAATTTAACCAGGGGCAAAGTACATGTAACAGATTATTCCAATGCTTCTCGAACAATGCTATATAATATAAAAGAGCTGAAGTGGGATGAAAAAATATTAAAGGAATTAAACATTCCTGCATCTATGTTGCCAGAGGTAAAACCCTCCAGCATAGTATATGGTTATACTGATCACCAGACCTTTGGTGGTGCAGATATTCCAATTGCTGGCGCAGCAGGAGATCAGCAGGCAGCACTATTTGGGCAGGCATGTTTTCAACCTGGTATGGCAAAAAACACCTATGGTACAGGATGTTTTATGCTAATGAATACAGGAGAAAAATTTGTTCCCTCCAATAACGGGTTATTGACCACCTTAGCATGGGGGGTAGAGGGGAAAGTAGAATATGCTTTAGAAGGAAGTATATTTGTGGCAGGAGCATCCGTACAGTGGCTAAGGGATGAGTTAAGACTCATCCGAGATGCTGAAGATACTGAGTACCTGGCCACAAAAGTAAAAAATTCTAATGGAGTATATGTAGTACCAGCCTTTACAGGCATGGGTGCTCCCTATTGGGATATGTATGCCAGAGGGACAATTGTTGGGTTAACAAGGGGTGCTAAAGCAGAACATATTATAAGAGCTACATTAGAAGCTATTGCTTACCAAACAAGGGATGTTTTAGAGGCAATGCAGGAGGATTCAGGAATTCAGTTACAAACCTTAAAGGTGGATGGGGGTGCTGTTGGTAACAATTTCTTAATGCAGTTTCAGTCGGATCTATTGGGTGTAGAAGTAGAACGACCAGAAGTAACGGAAACAACAGCCTTGGGAGCAGCTTACCTTGCGGGTTTAGCGGTAGGGTTTTGGAAAGATAAAGAAGAAATTGCCTACAAGTGGAAGGTTAACAATACTTTTTGTCCTTCTATGGGGGAAATGGAAAAAGAAAAAATGTATAAAGGTTGGAAAAGAGCTGTAAATCGTGCTTTAAAGTGGGCTTTAGAAGAAGAGGAAGAAGCTGAAATAGAAGGAACAGTATAA
- a CDS encoding NAD(P)/FAD-dependent oxidoreductase: MYDIAIIGAGVIGTFIARELSKYDLKIILLEKENDVANGTTKANSAIVHGGYDPEPGTLKAKLNARGNAMFDEVCRDLSVPFKRIGSLVVAFNEEEMAVVHGLYERGIQNGISHIEVIDRERLLAMEPNLRDEAVGALYAPTGGIIGPWELTIALAENAAENGVEVSLNSEVTSIDKTKEGYNIVLEDEKIQAKHIINAAGLFADKIHNMVSAPTFEIIPNRGQYYLFDKSIGKYAKTVLFQCPTSEGKGVVVLPTVHGNLLVGPTAQTAKTKEDLQTDANAFSLLRKHVEKTIKDLPFHQVITAFAGLRAKTATGDFIIEESKEAPGFINVAGIDSPGLSAAPAIAEYVVEIVKSIRGMLERKKDFNPVRKPFKPFIELSDEEKREFICKDARYGRVICRCENITEGEIVDIIHRKIGATTVDGVKKRARAGMGRCQGGFCTPRVMEIIARELKIDMTEVVKDKKTAYLLTGVTKEKKVYDITDKLSAQSKTTEAGGEYYAKI, encoded by the coding sequence ATGTATGATATAGCCATTATAGGGGCAGGGGTAATAGGAACATTTATTGCAAGAGAACTATCAAAATACGATTTGAAAATAATACTACTTGAAAAGGAAAATGATGTAGCAAACGGTACAACCAAGGCCAACAGTGCTATCGTGCATGGAGGCTATGATCCTGAACCAGGAACACTAAAGGCAAAGCTGAATGCAAGAGGAAATGCTATGTTTGATGAAGTTTGTAGAGATTTAAGTGTGCCCTTTAAAAGAATCGGTTCTTTGGTGGTAGCTTTTAATGAGGAAGAAATGGCAGTAGTTCATGGTTTATATGAGAGAGGCATTCAAAATGGTATTTCTCACATAGAGGTGATTGATAGGGAGAGACTTTTGGCGATGGAGCCAAATCTTAGGGATGAAGCTGTTGGAGCCCTCTACGCACCAACAGGTGGAATTATAGGACCTTGGGAATTAACAATTGCTTTAGCAGAAAATGCAGCAGAAAACGGGGTAGAAGTAAGCCTGAATAGCGAAGTAACTAGCATAGATAAAACTAAAGAGGGTTATAACATTGTTCTTGAAGATGAAAAAATTCAAGCGAAGCATATTATTAATGCAGCTGGCCTATTTGCTGATAAGATTCATAATATGGTAAGTGCTCCAACCTTTGAGATTATTCCCAATAGAGGACAATACTATCTTTTTGATAAAAGCATAGGAAAATATGCAAAAACTGTGCTGTTTCAATGTCCTACATCTGAGGGTAAGGGAGTTGTGGTCTTACCAACAGTTCATGGAAATCTGTTGGTTGGGCCAACTGCACAGACAGCTAAAACAAAAGAAGATTTACAGACAGATGCAAATGCATTCTCTTTGTTAAGGAAGCATGTAGAAAAAACAATAAAAGACCTACCTTTTCATCAAGTAATTACTGCTTTTGCAGGGCTAAGGGCAAAAACTGCTACAGGGGATTTTATTATTGAAGAATCTAAAGAAGCACCAGGTTTTATCAATGTGGCTGGAATTGACTCTCCAGGTTTATCGGCGGCCCCGGCTATTGCTGAATATGTGGTGGAAATAGTAAAAAGCATCAGGGGTATGCTAGAGAGGAAAAAGGACTTTAACCCTGTAAGGAAACCTTTTAAGCCCTTTATCGAATTATCTGATGAAGAAAAGAGAGAATTCATTTGTAAAGATGCTAGATATGGTAGAGTTATCTGTCGATGTGAAAATATAACGGAGGGAGAAATTGTAGATATTATTCATAGAAAGATAGGTGCCACTACTGTTGATGGCGTAAAGAAAAGGGCAAGAGCTGGAATGGGCAGATGTCAAGGCGGATTTTGTACCCCTAGAGTTATGGAGATCATAGCTAGAGAACTCAAAATCGATATGACAGAAGTTGTTAAGGATAAAAAAACAGCTTATCTATTAACAGGGGTAACAAAAGAAAAAAAGGTTTATGATATTACTGACAAACTGTCAGCCCAGTCTAAAACAACAGAAGCAGGGGGGGAATATTATGCTAAAATATGA